A part of Streptomyces sp. DSM 40750 genomic DNA contains:
- a CDS encoding bifunctional methylenetetrahydrofolate dehydrogenase/methenyltetrahydrofolate cyclohydrolase: MSAQILDGKATAAAIKSDLTARVAVLKEKGVTPGLGTILVGEDPGSQKYVAGKHRDCAQVGIASIQRELPATATQEEIEAVVRELNEDPACTGYIVQLPLPKGIDENRILELMDPDKDADGLHPMNLGRLVLNEPAPLPCTPNGVLTLLRQYGVEIKGAEVVVVGRGVTIGRPMPLLLTRRSENATVTQCHTGTRDLSAHLKRADIIVAAAGSAHLVRPEDVKPGAAVLDVGVSRSAEGKIVGDVHPGVAEVAGWISPNPGGVGPMTRAQLLVNVVEAAERSVG, encoded by the coding sequence ATGAGCGCCCAGATTCTCGATGGCAAGGCCACCGCAGCCGCGATCAAGTCCGATCTGACCGCCCGCGTGGCGGTGCTGAAGGAGAAGGGCGTCACGCCCGGACTCGGCACGATCCTGGTCGGCGAAGACCCCGGCAGTCAGAAGTACGTCGCGGGCAAGCACCGCGACTGCGCGCAGGTCGGCATCGCCTCCATCCAGCGCGAACTGCCCGCGACCGCCACTCAGGAGGAGATCGAGGCGGTGGTGCGGGAGCTGAACGAGGACCCCGCCTGCACCGGCTACATCGTCCAGCTGCCGCTGCCCAAGGGCATCGACGAGAACCGCATCCTCGAACTGATGGACCCCGACAAGGACGCCGACGGCCTCCACCCGATGAACCTCGGGCGGCTGGTCCTGAACGAGCCCGCGCCGCTGCCCTGCACCCCGAACGGCGTCCTCACCCTCCTCCGCCAGTACGGCGTCGAGATCAAGGGCGCCGAGGTCGTGGTCGTCGGCCGCGGTGTCACCATCGGCCGCCCGATGCCGCTGCTCCTCACCCGGCGCAGCGAGAACGCGACGGTGACCCAGTGCCACACCGGCACGCGTGATCTGTCGGCCCACCTCAAGCGCGCCGACATCATCGTCGCTGCCGCCGGGTCGGCCCACCTCGTCCGGCCCGAGGACGTGAAGCCGGGTGCCGCCGTCCTCGACGTCGGTGTCTCGCGCTCGGCCGAGGGCAAGATCGTCGGCGACGTCCACCCCGGCGTCGCCGAGGTCGCCGGCTGGATCTCCCCCAACCCCGGCGGCGTCGGCCCCATGACCCGGGCCCAGCTGCTCGTCAACGTGGTCGAGGCGGCGGAGCGCAGTGTCGGCTGA